DNA from Nitrospina gracilis Nb-211:
TATCAGTTGGTGGATGGCGAGTTGACGCGCCTCGACGCGGTGGTTCTGCTGGGTGTATTCGCGGCGGTGATGGGTTGGACCATCCGCGAAGGCCTGCAGAAGCGCAAAGATGCCCTCGCTGTTGACATGCAGAAGGAACTCGTGGGGATGGCCCTGCCACTCGGGCGTGCACTGTTCTGGGTGGTCGTGGGATTGATCCTGCTGATCGTCAGCTCGCGCCTGCTGGTGTGGGGCGCGGTGGAGATCGCCCACAGCCTGGGCGTCAGCGACCTCATCATCGGTCTCACCGTGGTTGCCGTCGGCACCTCGCTTCCGGAGCTGGCGTCGTCGCTGGTGGCGGCGTGGAAAGGGGAAAGCGATCTCGCGCTCGGTAACATACTGGGATCGAACCTGTTCAACACGCTGGCGGTGGTGGGGCTGGCAGGCGTGGTTCAGCCCATGCCCGTGGCGCCGGAGGTGGTGACGCGCGACTGCTCCGTGATGGGCGCGCTCACCGTGTCGCTGTTT
Protein-coding regions in this window:
- a CDS encoding calcium/sodium antiporter, with amino-acid sequence MIWPALAILGGLALLVWSADRFVEGAAASAQHFGLPPLLIGMVIVGFGTSAPEMTVSVLSAVQGNPGIALGNAYGSNITNIALILGLTALLKPIAVESGVLRRELPLLTGITALAVYQLVDGELTRLDAVVLLGVFAAVMGWTIREGLQKRKDALAVDMQKELVGMALPLGRALFWVVVGLILLIVSSRLLVWGAVEIAHSLGVSDLIIGLTVVAVGTSLPELASSLVAAWKGESDLALGNILGSNLFNTLAVVGLAGVVQPMPVAPEVVTRDCSVMGALTVSLFVIGYGFRDRPGSINRWEGGILLAVYLAYSAWLARLAVTGGG